The Naumovozyma dairenensis CBS 421 chromosome 1, complete genome genome includes a region encoding these proteins:
- the SEC8 gene encoding exocyst subunit SEC8 (similar to Saccharomyces cerevisiae SEC8 (YPR055W); ancestral locus Anc_3.340) translates to MDHLRPTKGRRRGLSINSITENQQHAMNSSIDNLQNDLSLIETQWNRILSEKTNPLELALAFLDDTSVGLGHRYKEFNQLKENIGNHLQEVVNEHSQVFNANVASYGKTVSSITETQENTSLVKKNFKLVNDNIIMQKGTLKELNEANMNYNNIINSLSFVEEVLQIPEIIEDHLRNDEYKDVQKLLERGFLLLNNHDLKNLKPLKPITQQLEMQEHVFFNNLIDEIHDIVYSKKNNHTDLDIDILKIVNINQNGFTSLESYLYNIANIDIVKHSSDINGKLIKFIKCIHKENGTTAATKKKKILASDDENEHETTNEKENITNNNVVLSTDRSQCSDYLRIFYLLSLIQDINKLPTACSILVDRARKEIHSIILKSTEKVRRTHPTLLKLAAGIPIDSNFGLSVNDLLSVIMRECFWNIFIKLLLAIQAHRAILESIKVLQPSTSMNLTYNINNIWNKLLDEVSTLLSRYLNNPSLLVTSNNYKNRLAPAVPKRKNELIFSLQNNIEDSTEAKNQAGELKALLKDIFPGFTVATNMDLETIYVKDESFEQEETLLPPSIFNLKFILEPFLLFSKASSNFISVNDDNINKNKINSTLITPMEFFENYMSKQFYPKIELTLNALFTMRVESNNPYALENIEENRNIFKAAADFQQLFYNILQAANTTNILRKKIMNAILDLLNKFYDYYAQLLSKLIGPTDIKVNRKIFNLWFNDEKLMNIERKILIDNDETVFVEESYELFKFIIEQFSKNGGGLTKEHIFNNITLETIIYFLNTIFWINSWLPGLKKVIDNTNNDDDKGESKKSDLGIDSIRNDWSFFETFNLNKSTTEEHLRILLDKEMGAKFDKAIDGFESLQLKLLSLLRFDIRARNIYQIGKLFQNIKLWNLSVGSTEVDQNITSLISELRMIENKLEQHLPANEKDRIFSGVDVTINNAFIIGAHSILVLNNNGVKKMLKNINVIQHTCRNIYSASSKMSMADSILYYTLCGADEKELFENIESGKLPFCSVSDLKTILRLQFSEELSKQAKRASTSSMKGSVKPLTKRYNDAMKKLDSLKK, encoded by the coding sequence ATGGACCACTTAAGACCTACTAAGGGAAGACGAAGGGGACTTTCCATCAACAGTATAACGGAGAATCAACAACATGCCatgaattcatcaattgataatttacaAAACGATCTAAGTTTGATTGAAACACAATGGAACAGAATTCTATCCGAAAAGACAAACCCATTAGAATTAGCTTTGGCATTTCTCGATGATACTTCAGTTGGATTAGGTCATCGTTATAAGGaatttaatcaattgaagGAAAATATTGGCAATCATTTACAAGAAGTAGTTAATGAACATAGTCAAGTGTTTAATGCTAATGTTGCCTCCTATGGTAAAACTGTATCATCAATTACTGAAACTCAAGAGAATACTTCTCTtgtgaagaaaaatttcaaattagtCAATGATAACATTATTATGCAAAAGGGTACATTGAAGGAATTAAATGAAGCAAATATGaactataataatattattaactCTTTATCTTTTGTGGAAGAAGTCCTACAGATTCCTGAGATTATTGAAGATCATCTTAGAAATGACGAATATAAGGATGTCCAAAAACTATTAGAACGTggatttttattattaaacaatcatgatttaaagaatttgaaaccTTTGAAACCAATCACACAACAATTAGAAATGCAAGAACATGTCTTTTTTAATAATctaattgatgaaatacatgatattgtttattcaaagaaaaataatcatactgatcttgatattgatatcCTGAAAATCGTTAATATTAATCAAAATGGATTCACTAGTTTGGAAAGCTATCTTTATAATATTGCTAATATTGATATAGTGAAACATTCTTCCGATATTAACGGTAAActtatcaaatttatcaaatgtATCCACAAAGAAAACGGTACTACCGCTGCAActaaaaagaagaaaattcttgctagtgatgatgaaaatgagcATGAAACAACTAacgaaaaggaaaatattactaataataatgtagTTTTATCAACAGATAGATCCCAATGCTCAGATTATTTGAGAATATTCTACTTACTATCATTAATTCAAGATATCAACAAATTACCAACAGCATGTTCTATACTAGTCGACAGAGCTAGAAAGGAAATTCATTCCATTATTCTGAAAAGTACAGAAAAAGTGAGAAGAACTCATCCAACATTACTGAAGTTAGCTGCAGGAATTCCTATTGACAGTAATTTTGGATTATCtgttaatgatttattatccGTGATAATGAGAGAATGTTTCTggaatatcttcattaaattattattggcTATCCAAGCTCATCGTGCAATTcttgaatcaattaaagTCTTACAACCTTCAACGTCTATGAATTTAacttataatattaataacatATGGAATAAGTTATTAGATGAAGTTTCAACGTTATTATCAagatatttaaataatcctTCATTATTAGTAACTAGTAACAACTACAAAAATAGATTAGCCCCCGCAGTaccaaaaagaaagaatgaaTTGATCTTTTCTCTACAAAACAATATTGAAGATAGCACTGAAGCTAAAAACCAAGCTGGTGAATTAAAGgcattattgaaagatattttcCCTGGCTTCACCGTGGCAACAAATATGGATTTGGAAACCATATATGTTAAAGATGAATCGTTCgaacaagaagaaacatTATTACCACCTTCGATTTTCAACCTCAAATTTATCTTAGAACctttcttattatttagTAAggcttcttcaaattttatttcagttaatgatgataacatcaacaaaaataaGATCAATTCAACTCTTATTACACCGATGGAATTCTTTGAGAATTACATGAGTAAACAATTTTACCCAAAGATAGAATTAACATTGAATGCACTTTTCACAATGCGAGTTGAATCAAATAATCCATATgcattagaaaatattgaagagAATCGCAACATCTTCAAAGCTGCTGCAGACTTTCAACAATTGTTTTACAATATTTTACAAGCAGCAAACACAACTAATATATtaaggaagaaaataatgaatgCTATCCTTGATCTTCTGAATAAAttttatgattattatgCACAACTCCTATCGAAATTAATAGGGCCCACTGATATAAAAGTCAATAGgaaaatcttcaatttgtGGTTCAATGATGAGAAACTAATGAATATTGAAAGGAAAATCTTAatagataatgatgaaactgTCTTTGTGGAAGAATCTTACGAACtgttcaaatttattatcgaaCAATTTTCCAAGAATGGTGGCGGTCTTACAAAGGAACATATTTTCAACAATATTACATTAGAAACcatcatatatttcttaaatacCATATTTTGGATTAACAGTTGGCTTCCTGGTTTGAAAAAAGTGATCGACAACactaataatgatgatgacaaaggtgaatcaaaaaaatcTGATTTAGGAATTGATTCTATACGGAATGATTGGTCATTTTTTGAGACGttcaatttaaataaatcgACTACGGAGGAACATTTAAGGATCTTActtgataaagaaatggGCGcaaaatttgataaagCCATCGACGGGTTTGAATCTTTACAATTAAAACTACTGTCTTTACTAAGATTTGATATTAGAGcaagaaatatttatcaaattgGTAAGctatttcaaaatattaaacTATGGAATTTATCTGTAGGTAGTACAGAGGTGGACCAAAATATAACATCTTTAATCTCCGAATTACGTATGATTGAGAATAAATTAGAACAACATTTACCAGCAAATGAAAAGGATCGTATCTTCTCTGGTGTTGATGTTACCATAAATAATGCTTTCATAATAGGAGCGCATTCGATATTGGTTTTGAATAACAATGGTGTGAAAAAGATGTTGAAAAACATTAACGTTATTCAACATACTTGTAGAAATATTTATTCTGCTTCATCTAAGATGAGCATGGCAGATTCAATACTGTATTATACACTATGTGGAGCCGATGAGAAAGAACTTTTTGAGAATATTGAAAGTGGGAAATTACCATTCTGCTCAGTAtctgatttgaaaacaatCCTAAGGCTGCAGTTCAGTGAAGAACTTTCTAAACAGGCTAAGAGAGCAAGTACTTCTTCAATGAAGGGAAGTGTAAAACCTCTAACCAAGAGGTATAATGATGCAATGAAGAAACTAGattcattaaagaaatga
- the SMK1 gene encoding mitogen-activated protein kinase SMK1 (similar to Saccharomyces cerevisiae SMK1 (YPR054W); ancestral locus Anc_3.338) — MFSRLLYGNNQQDASISSKNSPPPSSSESSTNLMFPTNNRTIYDPAKFSVPKRYQITQMLGKGSYGIVCSAKDTLNSSSNYSIAIKKIINIYSREILLKRAIRELKFMIFLKGHKNIISLIDLEIINDNLQYDGLYCYQELIDHDLTKVIHSSAILTDFHIKYFIYQIICGIKYIHSADIIHRDLKPGNILVTWYGNLKICDFGLARGINPKFRRNQESNNIQRQPLTNSQTQSQSTFKPSNNNADNDITNYVATRWYRAPELLLSRKEYTKAIDMWAIGCILAELYGRTPIFRGINQQHQIYEIIKVLGPPSNKTLIKFDSLTSWQLFNGSGKTMKKPTKFNSKIDWKLKYSNITTDAISFLETLLTWDPDDRFNAEEAINHSFLMDVRKPHDEPDCPHGPFDYSYEYELNSMNALREYLQKEVWNFRKERSLQP, encoded by the coding sequence ATGTTTTCAAGATTACTTTACGGAAACAACCAACAAGACGCATCCATTTCCTCTAAAAATTCACCTCCACCATCTTCCTCTGAATCTTCAACAAACTTAATGTTTCcaacaaataatagaaCTATTTACGACCCTGCGAAATTTTCAGTTCCAAAAAGGTATCAAATTACTCAAATGTTAGGTAAAGGATCCTACGGTATAGTTTGTTCCGCCAAGGATAcattaaattcttcaagtAATTATTCCATTGCCATTAAAAAGATAATCAACATATATTCaagagaaatattattgaaaagggCAATCAgagaattgaaatttatgatCTTCTTAAAAggtcataaaaatattattagtttaATCgatttggaaattattaatgataatttacAATATGATGGCTTGTATTGTTATcaagaattaattgatcATGATTTAACTAAAGTAATTCATTCATCAGCTATATTGACCGATTTccatattaaatatttcatttatcAAATCATTTGTGGAATTAAATATATCCATAGTGCAGATATCATTCATAGAGATTTGAAACCGGGAAATATATTGGTCACTTGGTATgggaatttgaaaatttgtgATTTTGGTTTAGCAAGAGGTATTAATCCCAAATTTAgaagaaatcaagaaagtaataatattcaaagacAACCACTAACAAACTCTCAAACTCAATCTCAATCAACTTTCAAAccatctaataataacgctgataatgatattactAATTATGTAGCGACAAGATGGTATAGAGCCCCAGAGTTATTActttcaagaaaagaatatacaAAGGCTATAGATATGTGGGCTATTGGATGTATCTTAGCAGAACTATACGGTAGAACACCTATATTTAGGGGTATAAACCAACAACATCAAATTTATGAAATAATCAAAGTATTGGGACCACCATCGAATAaaacattaataaaattCGATTCCCTTACATCATGGCAACTGTTTAATGGGAGTGGgaaaacaatgaaaaaaCCAACCAAATTTAATTCTAAGATCGATtggaaattaaaatattcaaacaTTACAACAGACGCAATTTCATTCTTGGAAACTTTGTTAACATGGGATCCTGATGATAGATTTAACGCAGAAGAGGCAATCAATCATTCGTTCTTAATGGATGTAAGGAAACCACACGATGAACCTGATTGCCCTCATGGTCCATTTGATTATTCGtatgaatatgaattaaattcaatgaatgcCTTAAGagaatatttacaaaaagAAGTGTGGAATTTTAGAAAAGAGAGATCTTTACAGCCttga
- the NHP6A gene encoding high-mobility group nucleosome-binding protein (similar to Saccharomyces cerevisiae NHP6B (YBR089C-A) and NHP6A (YPR052C); ancestral locus Anc_3.333), with translation MAEAKEPKRRVVRRKKDPNAPKRGLSAYMFFANDNRDIVKAENPNITFGQIGKVLGAKWKELNDEEKQPYQDKADADKKRYESEKELYNATHS, from the coding sequence ATGGCTGAAGCTAAAGAACCAAAGAGAAGAGTTGTTAGAAGAAAGAAGGATCCAAATGCTCCAAAGAGAGGTTTGTCCGCTTACATGTTTTTCGCTAATGATAATAGAGATATCGTTAAAGCtgaaaatccaaatattacTTTCGGTCAAATTGGTAAAGTATTAGGTGCTAAATGgaaagaattgaatgatgaagaaaagcAACCTTATCAAGATAAGGCTGACGCTGATAAGAAGAGATACGAATctgaaaaggaattatATAATGCTACTCACTCTTAG
- the MAK3 gene encoding peptide alpha-N-acetyltransferase MAK3 (similar to Saccharomyces cerevisiae MAK3 (YPR051W); ancestral locus Anc_3.331), whose protein sequence is MPIIYKPLDINNLTHFNELKKLIDADLSEPYSIYVYRYFLNQWPELAFLAFDVTEEEKNNSNNVDVSDKVPIGCIICKNELHRFSRMRGYIGMLAVESHYRGQGISKKLVEIAITQMESNGCDEIMLETEVENVIALNLYENMGFIKMKRMFRYYLNEGDAFKLILPLTEKSCIRSTFLMNPQTPVL, encoded by the coding sequence ATGCCAATCATATACAAACCATTAGATATTAACAATTTAACtcatttcaatgaattaaagaaaCTAATTGATGCAGATTTATCAGAACCATATTCCATATATGTGTAtagatattttttaaatcaATGGCCTGAATTAGCATTTTTGGCATTTGATGTTACagaagaggaaaaaaataattctaataatgtGGATGTTTCTGATAAGGTGCCTATTGgttgtattatttgtaaaaatgaattacaTCGATTTTCTAGAATGAGAGGATATATTGGTATGTTAGCTGTAGAAAGTCATTATAGAGGTCAAGGTATATCTAAGAAGTTAGTGGAAATTGCAATTACTCAAATGGAATCAAATGGATGTGATGAAATCATGTTAGAAACTGAGGTAGAGAATGTGATTGCATTAAATCTGTATGAAAATATGGGGTTTATTAAGATGAAAAGAATGTTtagatattatttgaatgaagGTGATGCTTTTAAATTGATCTTACCGTTGACTGAAAAGAGTTGTATAAGATCAACGTTTCTAATGAATCCTCAAACACCTGTTTTATAG
- the ATG11 gene encoding autophagy protein ATG11 (similar to Saccharomyces cerevisiae ATG11 (YPR049C); ancestral locus Anc_3.330) — MSSPSTSTSPSHSSMKSTSVANEELKSQQNQQHTNIINAISGDSFNLNLSYFISFHDLLNCLNKRWRIPKDQLFILLPFGIRLTSDYYNTNIINKYKNNQDDAHENTINEIYVFDRRFFCISNDPSSKPSSFSFTSSSFTHSSIPSQNVNKGGNIDKESNDLILRSETLLGKLLPELDITMVKPLPSPLMNHHHSPHLRVDNDDNDDNDHDNNMEKLDYHSLTSLLTTNLGWLSALEIDVYYFEKLIEETKSQIKKIINSNNICEEFLKVYSFDVEKLFDSNVLFFNQLNSSSGEIIENWESYYDTVLGSLPIQTMSSSEGQSTLQSFVDPSTLKQDYQSLTKLDSKINKNLTDMKEKIGSSINSKKFINSNIIALRNNFKLDEQKYALEEKMLTKFKERIDKMRSRIRSILNNNDSDAAAAAAASENPKNNNDDNYENNNTDTLTKMKEIILEDKNENCKTLLTIAVALYSQTEQLFNLKKSLQINSIILLGQISFIQLKTLEIKVFLLNDCNEDLRNYQNLEIKFANMNDLPLIYGLYLIEQLRISNWSVEMFSFILNYSIQLEKSLKDEKLKQSNWNDKFQSFLKNFKILQSNDSSSSFSSFSLITLKELNSFFKNGIPESIKSLKRKRQSILLNNTTLSNDLENYITQLKKTTVSKNVTDLLMQNLNSIKSETSSKTLFPDKSSTISSTTVPSDVVSSIKNYQHRIKKLESILHEINYTNYNKWPAGILKNVANTTSTVNTTKNNNNSSSSTVILSPTISRNPFNDNIPTINEKLAVTNSTLILRNTKCIEDDSNSNNDTNDTNDSDDDNEYEYEYERFPSLKVTILQNEINELKNQVTSLNDELTSKDEKIHLISSQKVDLNLECKAYRETLTKLNEELSKIINDNDSKEKIQLNKDMEYKEQLQTMMTKNNQLIDEISSWKDKHISNEFKINSLSEEIDILKTSKNDLEAKYQTKITNLENELDKFKKQKETIELANEKDEQKDAAEESLVKTVDVGTCTDVNVVDVGVATYDNNPQKDVDVSLQDKNESERKQNDNEISSGTPSHLLHLNNVNENIQKTLFEIFSSNINILENIGLLLTSDNDDTHHGNGEKTMHIRRVKGLRKNGLHSIMGDGNSSTQIFDINQPIKSAIYQEINAIFNNIINNHDQDVEESQRLTNELMTFIQKIYDNNFYESAVIRRFKDIEMLAKRLTKENKLKKALLDKFQKERITLKDFQVGDLALFLPTRENISSMGKIDSAPSSMNSSFSSVDLSTPPPFKTETTLSTHNNSNTDASPVKNGMTNLSVPDVVSHHKVFRPWAAFTAFDECTRYFLKDNNELTSNKEWFVGQILTMQKFVVGPTTYNPFKLPIGSIWIQVTAKLISCQQ; from the coding sequence ATGTCATCACCATCCACATCTACATCCCCCTCTCATTCCTCCATGAAATCAACCTCAGTAGCAAACGAAGAGCTTAAATCACAGCAGAACCAACAACATACAAACATAATAAATGCTATATCAGGTGATTCGTTCAATCTAAACCTTTCATATTTCATATCCTTCCATGATCTACTAAATTGTCTCAATAAAAGATGGAGAATACCAAAGGATCAattattcatattattaCCCTTTGGAATAAGATTGACTTCTGATTATTATAACactaatataataaataaatataagaaTAACCAAGATGATGCGCACGAGAATactattaatgaaatttatgTCTTTGATAGAAGATTTTTCTGTATATCAAATGACCCTTCATCTAAACCATCATCCTTCTCCTTcacttcatcatcttttaCTCATTCATCCATACCTTCTCAAAATGTGAATAAAGGTGGAAATATTGATAAGGAGAGCAATGATTTGATATTACGTTCAGAAACCTTATTAGGAAAACTACTACCAGAATTAGATATAACAATGGTAAAACCATTACCATCACcattaatgaatcatcatcattctcCCCATCTTCGcgttgataatgatgataatgatgataatgatcaTGACAACAACATGGAAAAATTGGACTATCATTCTTTAACAAGTTTATTAACAACAAATTTGGGTTGGTTAAGTGCTTTAGAAATTGAcgtttattattttgaaaaattaattgagGAAACTAAATCTCaaattaagaaaattataaacagtaataatatttgtgAAGAATTCTTAAAAGtttattcatttgatgTGGAGAAACTATTTGATTCTAATGTCttgtttttcaatcaattgaaCTCTTCATCAggtgaaattattgaaaattgggAATCATATTATGATACCGTACTAGGTAGCTTACCTATCCAAACAATGTCCTCATCAGAAGGACAAAGTACTCTACAATCATTTGTCGATCCCTCCACATTGAAACAAGATTATCAATCCCTGACGAAATTAGATtctaaaattaataaaaatttaacagacatgaaagaaaagattggATCTAGTATTAATtctaaaaaatttattaattcaaaCATTATTGcattaagaaataatttcaaattggaTGAACAAAAATATGCTCTAGAGGAGAAAATGTTAACAAAgtttaaagaaagaatagATAAGATGAGATCACGAATTAGATCCATCTTGAACAACAATGATTCTGatgctgctgctgctgctgctgctagtgaaaatccaaagaataataatgatgataattacgaaaacaacaacacaGACACCCTTACAAAAATGAAGGAAATTATATTAgaagataaaaatgaaaattgtAAAACGTTACTAACTATTGCTGTAGCGTTATATTCACAAACTGAACAATTATTTAacttgaaaaaatcattacaaATCAATTCCATCATTTTATTGGGACAAATTTCcttcattcaattgaaaactttagAAATTAAAGTTTTCTTATTAAACGATTGTAATGAagatttaagaaattatcaaaatttagaaattaAATTCGCTAATATGAATGATTTACCATTAATTTATGGATTATATCTAATTGAACAATTAcgaatttcaaattggtCAGTGGAAATGTTTTCCTTCATcttaaattattcaattcaattagaaaaatctttaaaagatgaaaaattgaaacaatCCAATTGGAATGACAAATTTCAATCTTTCttaaagaatttcaaaattttacAAAGTAATGATTCCTCGTCGTCCTTCtcctctttttctttaatcaCATTAAAAGAACTTAATTCATTCTTTAAAAATGGTATACCTGAATCCattaaatctttgaaaCGGAAAAGGCAATCAATCTTACTAAATAATACTACTTTATCGAATGATTTAGAGAATTATATAacacaattgaaaaagacAACAGTTTCTAAAAATGTTACTGATTTATTAATGCAAAACctaaattcaattaaaagTGAAACATCAAGCAAAACTTTGTTTCCAGATAAATCGTCAACtatatcatcaacaacCGTCCCATCAGATGTTGTTTCCTccataaaaaattatcaacatagaatcaaaaaattggaatcaATATTAcatgaaattaattatacAAATTATAACAAATGGCCAGCTGGTATACTTAAAAATGTGGCAAATACAACCAGTACAGTTAATACgacaaaaaataataataatagtagtagtagtacCGTGATTTTATCTCCAACTATATCAAGAAATccatttaatgataatattccCACAATAAACGAAAAATTAGCAGTGACAAATTCAACTTTAATCCTTCGTAACACAAAATGCATAGAGGATGACAGTAATAGCAACAACGACACCAATGATACCAATGattctgatgatgataatgaatatgaatatgaatatgaaagATTTCCATCTTTGAAGGTAacaattttacaaaatgaaattaatgaattgaaaaaccAAGTAACCTCGCTAAATGATGAACTCACTTCgaaagatgaaaaaattcatttaataagTTCTCAAAAAGTTGATTTGAATCTAGAATGTAAAGCCTATAGAGAAACTTtaacaaaattaaatgaagaattatccaaaatcatcaatgataatgattcaaaagaaaaaatccaattgaataaagatatGGAATATAAAGAACAACTTCAAACTATGATGAcgaaaaataatcaattgattgatgaaatttcttcatgGAAAGATAAACATATTTCcaatgaattcaaaattaaCTCATTATcagaagaaattgatatcTTGAAAACATCTAAAAATGATTTGGAAGCAAAATATCAGACCAAAATTACAAatcttgaaaatgaattagataaatttaaaaaacaaaaggaaacaatTGAGCTTGCAAACGAGAAGGATGAACAAAAAGATGCTGCTGAAGAAAGTCTTGTAAAGACCGTAGATGTTGGTACCTGCACGGACGTTAATGTAGTAGATGTTGGAGTTGCAACTTATGATAACAACCCCCAAAAGGATGTTGATGTTTCCCTCCAAGATAAGAATGAATCCGAACGAAAACAGAATGATAATGAGATATCAAGTGGAACTCCTTCGCATCTATTACACTTAAACAATGTTAACGAAAACATTCAAAAGACATTATTTGagattttttcatcaaacATCAATATATTGGAAAACATTGGCCTATTGCTTACAtctgataatgatgataccCATCATGGGAATGGTGAAAAGACTATGCATATTAGAAGAGTTAAAGGACTTCGAAAAAATGGATTACATAGTATTATGGGTGATGGGAATAGTAGTACCcaaatttttgatattaatCAACCTATCAAGAGTGCCATTTACCAAGAAATTAATgcaattttcaataatattataaacaACCATGATCAGGATGTTGAAGAATCTCAAAGATTGACAAATGAGCTAATGACATTTATCcaaaaaatttatgataataatttttatGAATCAGCTGTaattagaagatttaaAGATATAGAAATGTTGGCAAAGAGATtaacaaaggaaaataaaCTAAAAAAGGCCTTATTAGATAAATTCCaaaaggaaagaattactttgaaagatttcCAAGTAGGGGATTTAGCTTTATTTTTACCTACGAGAGAAAATATTTCGTCGATGGGAAAAATTGATTCTGCTCCatcttcaatgaattcttctttttcttctgtGGATCTATCAACACCTCCACCTTTTAAAACCGAAACAACTCTTTCAACCCATAATAATAGCAATACCGATGCCAGCCCGGTAAAGAATGGAATGACTAATCTAAGTGTTCCCGATGTGGTATCTCATCATAAAGTTTTTAGACCATGGGCTGCCTTTACTGCATTTGATGAATGCACGAGatatttcttgaaagataataatgaattaacaTCTAATAAAGAATGGTTTGTTGGTCAAATCCTCACAATGCAAAAGTTTGTAGTTGGACCTACCACTTACAATCCATTCAAATTACCAATTGGTTCGATTTGGATTCAAGTTACTGCCAAGCTTATTTCATGTCAACAATAa